The Astatotilapia calliptera chromosome 14, fAstCal1.2, whole genome shotgun sequence genome includes a region encoding these proteins:
- the slc6a4a gene encoding solute carrier family 6 member 4a codes for METKDMMMTSMLTMDKGENEGERDKEREDMGGEDDGTQRENGRLMLADGLADRGPKSMTSGSGQQVSNGFTTSTPQSPRESPGTAACAAGTASGPGGGTGSSAPLGGLRTLMVQQTSLDRPRETWSKKMDFLLSVIGYAVDLGNVWRFPYICYQNGGGAFLLPYLLMAVFGGVPLFYMELALGQFHRSGCISIWKHICPIFKGIGFAICIIALYVAFYYNTIMAWALYYLLSSFRPTLPWSTCTNPWNTANCNRYMSSDHNVSWSNTSTSPAEEFYTRQVLQVHLSPGLHELGSISWQLALCLLFIFTIVYFSIWKGVKTSGKVVWVTATFPYLVLLILLIRGATLPGAWRGVVFYLKPDWEKLLSTTVWIDAAAQIFFSLGPGFGVLLAFASYNPFHNNCYKDALVTSSVNCLTSFLSGFVIFTVLGYMAEMRQQNVDAVAKDAGPSLLFIIYAEAIANMPAATFFAIIFFLMIIMLGLDSTFAGLEGVITAMLDEFPHLLVKRREWFVFGLVCVCYLGALSTLTYGGAYVVKLFEEYATGPAVITVVLLEVIAVSWFYGTNRFCNDVQVMLGFYPGCFWRVCWVAICPCFLLFIIISFLAFPPEVRLFEYQYPPWTTVLGYCIGVSSFICVPAYMVYYLLNAKGTFKQRLLKSITPVPSGDSHRDFIVTNAV; via the exons ATGGAGACAAAAGATATGATGATGACGAGCATGCTGACAATGGACAAAGGGGAGAATGAGGGAGAGAGGGACAAGGAGAGAGAGGACATGGGGGGAGAAGATGATGGGACACAGCGTGAAAATGGCAGACTTATGCTTGCTGATGGGCTTGCAGACAGAGGTCCCAAGAGCATGACATCTGGCTCTGGCCAGCAGGTGTCCAATGGCTTCACAACATCCACCCCTCAGAGCCCCAGGGAGAGCCCAGGAACTGCAGCTTGCGCTGCGGGTACAGCCTCAGGACCCGGAGGCGGTACTGGATCCTCAGCACCTCTGGGAGGCCTAAGGACTCTGATGGTCCAGCAAACAAGCTTGGACAGGCCCAGAGAAACCTGGAGCAAGAAGATGGACTTCCTTCTGTCTGTGATTGGCTACGCCGTGGACCTGGGAAATGTCTGGCGCTTCCCATACATCTGCTACCAAAacggaggag GTGCCTTTTTGCTGCCCTACCTGTTGATGGCAGTGTTCGGAGGGGTGCCTCTGTTTTACATGGAGCTAGCGCTCGGTCAGTTTCATCGCAGTGGCTGCATCTCCATCTGGAAACACATCTGTCCCATCTTCAAAG GGATAGGCTTTGCCATCTGTATCATAGCCCTCTACGTAGCCTTCTACTACAACACCATCATGGCCTGGGCCTTGTACTACCTACTGTCATCTTTCCGGCCCACTTTGCCTTGGTCCACCTGCACCAACCCCTGGAATACAGCCAACTGTAACCGCTACATGTCCTCAGACCACAACGTGTCCTGGTCCAACACCTCTACGTCCCCTGCCGAGGAGTTCTATAC CCGGCAGGTGTTGCAGGTCCATCTCTCCCCAGGTCTGCACGAGTTGGGCTCTATCAGCTGGCAACTGGCTTTATGTCTGCTCTTCATCTTCACCATTGTTTACTTCAGCATCTGGAAAGGAGTCAAGACGTCTGGAAAG GTAGTTTGGGTGACTGCTACCTTTCCCTATTTGGTCCTCCTGATCTTGCTCATCCGTGGGGCCACCCTGCCCGGGGCCTGGAGGGGTGTCGTCTTCTATCTCAAACCTGACTGGGAGAAGCTGCTTTCCACTACT GTCTGGATTGATGCAGCAGCTCAGATCTTCTTCTCTCTGGGTCCAGGATTTGGCGTGCTCCTTGCCTTTGCCAGCTACAACCCGTTTCACAACAACTGCTACAA AGATGCGTTGGTCACCAGCTCGGTTAACTGTCTGACGAGCTTTCTGTCTGGCTTTGTCATCTTTACTGTGCTGGGCTACATGGCTGAGATGAGGCAACAGAATGTGGACGCTGTGGCAAAGGATGCAG GTCCCAGTCTGTTGTTCATCATTTATGCAGAAGCCATAGCAAACATGCCTGCTGCCACCTTCTTTGCCATCATCTTCTTCCTCATGATCATCATGTTGGGTCTGGATAGCACG TTTGCAGGCTTGGAAGGAGTAATCACAGCTATGCTAGATGAGTTCCCTCATTTGCTGGTTAAGAGACGAGAGTGGTTCGTCTTTggcctcgtgtgtgtgtgttaccttggAGCTCTCTCTACACTTACATAT GGAGGAGCGTACGTAGTGAAGCTGTTTGAGGAGTACGCTACGGGCCCTGCAGTCATCACTGTGGTGCTGCTGGAAGTCATTGCGGTGTCCTGGTTCTACG GCACCAACCGTTTCTGTAATGACGTGCAGGTCATGCTTGGTTTTTACCCGGGTTGTTTCTGGAGGGTCTGCTGGGTGGCCATCTGCCCCTGCTTTCTGCTG ttcatcatcatcagcttcTTGGCCTTCCCTCCAGAGGTCAGGTTGTTTGAGTACCAATACCCACCATGGACCACTGTCCTGGGCTACTGCATCGGGGTGTCGTCATTCATCTGTGTGCCCGCCTACATGGTCTACTACCTGCTCAATGCTAAGGGCACATTCAAACAG CGTCTGTTAAAAAGCATCACTCCAGTGCCCAGTGGGGACAGCCACAGAGATTTTATTGTCACAAATGCAGTCTGA